A stretch of Halocalculus aciditolerans DNA encodes these proteins:
- a CDS encoding DUF7089 family protein, whose amino-acid sequence MFDERTLHPEVEAVRDAHAPDALVLDATKDFEALPEPALDELALRTDALDPADYDPDWVPDEGPAFLDRLATRELTIGAPGDGSVAWTTQTTPPVILVKPRVQGSPEGFVAFLVAEALVEAGAGLPEHFLGFFREQYPDFADAVPGDATDTYQLAAACLDAYRGLHTRDVFESWAAESDYPVLAEAWRDAGERVQPRLDGLAREVARGSTGFSDAAELACSGVKHGLDVPTPFGALDSIAYRNHGAAYAVRWAAKLFEND is encoded by the coding sequence GTGTTCGACGAGCGAACACTCCACCCCGAGGTCGAGGCCGTCCGCGACGCGCACGCGCCGGACGCCCTCGTCCTCGACGCGACGAAAGACTTCGAAGCGCTCCCGGAGCCGGCGCTCGACGAGCTCGCGCTCCGCACCGACGCGCTCGACCCCGCCGACTACGACCCCGACTGGGTCCCCGACGAGGGGCCGGCGTTCCTCGACCGGCTCGCCACCCGCGAGCTCACTATCGGCGCGCCCGGCGACGGGAGCGTCGCGTGGACGACGCAGACCACGCCGCCCGTGATACTCGTCAAACCCCGCGTGCAGGGGTCGCCGGAGGGATTCGTGGCGTTCCTCGTCGCGGAGGCGCTCGTGGAAGCCGGCGCGGGCCTCCCCGAGCACTTCCTCGGGTTCTTCCGCGAGCAGTACCCGGACTTCGCGGACGCCGTCCCCGGCGACGCCACTGACACGTACCAGCTCGCCGCCGCCTGCCTCGACGCCTACCGCGGCCTCCACACCCGCGACGTCTTCGAATCGTGGGCGGCGGAGAGCGACTACCCGGTGCTCGCCGAGGCGTGGCGGGACGCCGGCGAGCGCGTCCAGCCGCGCCTCGACGGCCTCGCCCGCGAGGTCGCGCGCGGCTCGACGGGGTTCAGCGACGCCGCGGAACTCGCGTGCAGCGGCGTGAAACACGGCCTCGACGTGCCGACGCCGTTCGGCGCGCTCGACTCCATCGCCTACCGGAACCACGGCGCGGCCTACGCCGTCCGCTGGGCGGCGAAACTCTTCGAGAACGACTAG
- a CDS encoding DUF7090 family protein, with protein MEYRLAIEGAPDAVPGGTAVLLRHPSTAETDRIDTDFLKTDTDALLVISTRTTAREVEQKLDHYGVATLGGDDGPKATILDTLSVERGYSRRNGDGVRYVSRPEDVDGIVQVTEDFLANTDGKRRVSFDSITELAYYADEERATDALARIVDLLEEYDAVGLFHVSEEVHDEAALDAFEALCSGVVELSADGEITVRCND; from the coding sequence ATGGAGTACCGGCTGGCCATCGAGGGTGCGCCGGACGCGGTTCCCGGGGGGACCGCCGTCCTGCTCCGCCACCCGAGCACGGCCGAGACGGACCGCATCGACACGGACTTCCTGAAGACCGACACCGACGCGCTCCTCGTTATCTCGACGCGGACGACGGCCCGGGAAGTCGAACAGAAGCTCGACCACTACGGCGTCGCCACGCTCGGCGGCGACGACGGCCCGAAAGCCACTATTCTCGACACGCTCTCGGTCGAGCGCGGCTACTCGCGGCGGAACGGCGACGGCGTGCGCTACGTCTCCCGACCCGAGGACGTCGACGGCATCGTCCAAGTAACAGAGGACTTCCTCGCGAACACAGACGGAAAGCGCCGCGTGAGCTTCGACTCCATCACGGAGCTCGCGTACTACGCCGACGAGGAGCGCGCGACCGACGCGCTCGCGCGTATCGTCGACCTCCTGGAGGAGTACGACGCGGTCGGCCTCTTCCACGTCTCCGAGGAAGTCCACGACGAGGCCGCGCTCGACGCGTTCGAGGCGCTCTGCTCGGGCGTCGTCGAACTCAGCGCGGACGGCGAAATCACCGTCCGCTGTAACGACTGA
- a CDS encoding class I SAM-dependent methyltransferase, translating into MSVREEFDAWAAEGRDKGMEDRHWHTAKQALARMPVEAGDTVLDLGTGSGYATRALRERDVGRAYGLDGAPEMARNARSYTDDGNVGFVVGDFGSLPFADDSIDHAFSMEAFYYSDDPIETLEELRRVLRPGGTFYCAVDFFEENTYSHGWQDTIEVDMTLWSKQEYRDGFRDAGFYVAEQDNLADRDVEIPPASEFPTEHYDTREDMVERYRVLGTLLTVGVAPE; encoded by the coding sequence ATGAGTGTTCGCGAAGAGTTCGACGCGTGGGCGGCCGAGGGCCGCGATAAGGGGATGGAGGACCGCCACTGGCACACGGCGAAGCAGGCGCTCGCCCGGATGCCGGTCGAAGCGGGCGACACGGTCCTCGACCTCGGGACGGGGAGCGGGTACGCGACCCGCGCGCTCCGCGAGCGCGACGTCGGACGGGCGTACGGTCTCGACGGCGCGCCCGAGATGGCGCGGAACGCCCGTTCCTACACGGACGACGGGAACGTCGGCTTCGTCGTCGGCGACTTCGGGAGCCTCCCGTTCGCGGACGACAGCATCGACCACGCCTTCTCGATGGAGGCGTTCTACTACTCGGACGACCCCATCGAGACGCTGGAAGAACTCCGCCGCGTCCTCCGGCCGGGCGGGACGTTCTACTGCGCCGTCGACTTCTTCGAGGAGAACACGTACAGCCACGGCTGGCAGGACACCATCGAGGTCGACATGACGCTCTGGAGCAAGCAGGAGTACCGCGACGGCTTCCGCGACGCCGGCTTCTACGTCGCCGAACAGGACAACCTCGCGGACCGCGACGTCGAAATCCCCCCCGCGTCCGAGTTCCCGACCGAGCATTACGACACCCGCGAGGACATGGTCGAACGCTACCGCGTCCTCGGCACGCTCCTCACCGTCGGCGTCGCCCCCGAATAA
- a CDS encoding ABC transporter permease, whose product MKARTWRLAVGLPIAAALVVFFYYPVGALLASAVAPEDGPLLAPVVGVLTDPFYVGALAGAFADPLGVPAGLRAWANAGFPPVAFGIFGRTVTIATLGTLASVALGLPIAYVLARYEFPGRDVATSLTVVPFVLPAILVAVGFTASFGTHGTINALLAAAGLPTLDLAFTLPLVVLALAFYNAPLITRFVLAAYETADYRTVAVARTLGANRRRAALDALLPQLAPAFGASVLLAFIFNFMAFPIVLALGGLRLATVEVWLYALANNLKLTEAAGLAVVEAVVTLSLTYVYIRYERGQSAGSAGSPPPRRRVLGRPDRGRLAVGVVAVAALVMFVLPMASMVYASVRGAGGFTLSNYAFLASQTAGPGRTDPATAVVNSLLFAVGAAAVALPAGTAVALVTEREGRGRGVLGAVLMAPLAVSGVIVGLGLLRTLVFGVDVAGSRVVVAGPLAIVLAHAVGGYPFVARTVAPAIARVDDRTLEVARTLGAGRMRAFRDVALPVVLPALVAGAAFAFAISIGEFDATIILTQDPGSYTMPIAVEQYLGNRSTGPDLGPATAMGTVLLVVSAASFLVVERLGGRIEL is encoded by the coding sequence GTGAAGGCGCGGACGTGGCGGCTCGCGGTCGGCCTCCCCATCGCCGCGGCGCTCGTCGTCTTCTTCTACTACCCCGTCGGCGCGCTCCTCGCGTCCGCGGTCGCGCCCGAGGACGGCCCGCTCCTCGCGCCGGTCGTCGGCGTCCTCACCGACCCCTTCTACGTCGGCGCGCTCGCCGGCGCGTTCGCCGACCCGCTCGGCGTGCCCGCCGGCCTGCGCGCGTGGGCGAACGCCGGCTTCCCCCCGGTCGCCTTCGGTATCTTCGGGCGCACCGTCACTATCGCGACGCTCGGCACGCTCGCCTCCGTCGCGCTCGGCCTCCCCATCGCCTACGTCCTCGCGCGCTACGAGTTCCCCGGCCGCGACGTCGCCACCTCCCTCACCGTCGTCCCCTTCGTCCTCCCCGCCATCCTCGTCGCCGTCGGCTTCACCGCCTCCTTCGGCACGCACGGCACCATCAACGCGCTCCTCGCCGCCGCCGGCCTTCCGACGCTCGACCTCGCGTTCACCCTCCCGCTCGTCGTCCTCGCGCTCGCCTTCTACAACGCCCCGCTCATCACGCGCTTCGTCCTCGCCGCGTACGAGACCGCCGACTACCGAACCGTCGCCGTCGCCCGCACCCTCGGCGCGAACCGACGCCGCGCCGCCCTCGACGCCCTCCTCCCCCAGCTCGCCCCCGCGTTCGGCGCGAGCGTCCTCCTCGCCTTCATTTTTAACTTCATGGCGTTCCCCATCGTCCTCGCGCTCGGCGGCCTGCGGCTCGCCACCGTCGAAGTCTGGCTCTACGCGCTCGCGAACAACCTCAAGCTCACCGAGGCCGCCGGTCTCGCCGTCGTCGAAGCCGTCGTCACTCTCTCGCTCACCTACGTCTACATCCGCTACGAGCGCGGGCAGTCGGCGGGCTCGGCGGGCAGCCCGCCGCCGCGCCGCCGCGTCCTCGGTCGCCCCGACCGCGGCCGCCTCGCCGTCGGCGTCGTCGCCGTCGCCGCCCTCGTCATGTTCGTCCTCCCGATGGCGAGCATGGTGTACGCGAGCGTCCGCGGCGCGGGCGGGTTCACGCTCTCGAACTACGCCTTCCTCGCCAGCCAGACCGCCGGCCCGGGACGTACCGACCCCGCGACGGCGGTCGTGAACTCCCTCCTCTTCGCCGTCGGAGCCGCCGCCGTCGCGCTCCCCGCCGGCACCGCCGTCGCGCTCGTCACCGAACGCGAGGGGAGGGGACGCGGCGTCCTCGGCGCGGTCCTCATGGCCCCGCTCGCCGTCTCCGGCGTCATCGTCGGCCTCGGCCTCCTCCGCACCCTCGTCTTCGGCGTCGACGTCGCCGGCTCCCGCGTCGTCGTCGCCGGCCCGCTCGCCATCGTCCTCGCGCACGCCGTCGGCGGCTACCCCTTCGTCGCCCGCACCGTCGCCCCCGCCATCGCCCGCGTGGACGACCGCACGCTCGAAGTCGCCCGCACCCTCGGCGCGGGGCGGATGCGAGCCTTCCGTGACGTCGCCCTCCCCGTCGTCCTCCCCGCGCTCGTCGCCGGCGCGGCGTTCGCGTTCGCCATCAGCATCGGCGAGTTCGACGCCACCATCATCCTCACGCAGGATCCCGGCAGCTACACGATGCCCATCGCCGTCGAGCAGTACCTCGGGAACCGCAGCACCGGCCCCGACCTCGGCCCCGCCACCGCCATGGGCACCGTCCTCCTCGTCGTCTCCGCCGCCAGCTTCCTCGTCGTCGAACGGCTCGGCGGTCGTATCGAACTCTAA
- a CDS encoding AI-2E family transporter, producing MPSRRTVTTGVLVAVLGLAAAILADVLATVFFAVTVAALLIPVYEWFHDRGLPPWWASAATSVLAFVGTLVPLTVLAGLVYLRRDLFVDLAQAIPRELTIAVSGFTYTVDLTPFRADIVAAVANLAFDVARALPVLSLKLTLFAILIFALVMHHDDATAAFIAPVPARYHDLVRRFSDRARATLYSIYVLQAATAAATVALALPVFLLLGYPFPFTLALVAGILQFLPIVGPSLLVGALAVWKLTIGDTTGAVVLLVAAGVLVAWLPDVLVRPRLSRRTAHLPGSLYYIGFVGGLLTVGPVGIIAGPLVVALAAEAAQLLAAENTAQRTLS from the coding sequence GTGCCATCTCGCCGCACCGTCACGACCGGCGTCCTCGTCGCCGTCCTCGGCCTCGCCGCGGCCATCCTCGCGGACGTCCTCGCGACCGTGTTCTTCGCCGTCACCGTCGCCGCCCTCCTCATTCCCGTCTACGAGTGGTTCCACGACCGCGGCCTCCCGCCGTGGTGGGCGTCCGCCGCGACGTCCGTGCTCGCGTTCGTCGGCACGCTCGTCCCGCTCACCGTGCTCGCGGGCCTCGTCTACCTCCGCCGCGACCTCTTCGTCGACCTCGCGCAAGCCATCCCCCGCGAGCTCACCATCGCCGTCTCCGGGTTCACCTACACGGTCGACCTCACGCCGTTCCGCGCGGACATCGTCGCCGCCGTCGCCAACCTCGCCTTCGACGTCGCGAGAGCCCTCCCCGTCCTCTCACTCAAACTCACGCTCTTCGCCATCCTCATCTTCGCGCTCGTCATGCACCACGACGACGCCACCGCCGCCTTCATCGCCCCCGTTCCGGCCCGCTACCACGACCTCGTCCGCCGGTTCAGCGACCGCGCGCGCGCCACTCTCTACTCCATCTACGTCCTCCAGGCCGCCACCGCCGCCGCCACCGTCGCCCTCGCCCTCCCCGTCTTCCTCCTCCTCGGCTACCCCTTCCCGTTCACGCTCGCCCTCGTCGCCGGCATCCTCCAGTTCCTCCCCATCGTCGGCCCGAGCCTCCTCGTCGGCGCGCTCGCCGTCTGGAAACTCACCATCGGCGACACGACCGGCGCGGTCGTCCTCCTCGTCGCCGCCGGCGTCCTCGTCGCCTGGCTCCCCGACGTCCTCGTCCGCCCCCGCCTCTCCCGCCGCACCGCCCACCTCCCCGGCAGCCTCTACTACATCGGATTCGTCGGCGGCCTCCTCACCGTCGGCCCCGTCGGCATCATCGCCGGCCCGCTCGTCGTCGCGCTCGCCGCCGAAGCCGCCCAGCTCCTCGCCGCCGAAAACACCGCCCAGCGGACGCTCTCCTAG
- a CDS encoding sulfurtransferase, translated as MDEDVVVSAEWLAAHRDDPDVVVVDVRDNWEYDGIGHVPGAVNIPFDAFRAVDADGEGGEGMLPDPDEWRALLESRGVEPSDTLVAYDDTHGVFAARFLVTALVMGHEREGELRFLDGDYSAWTREHPVESGSVEVEESVYEVERPAETPLVDVAAVAAAVESGAVVVDTRSPEEYAEGHVPGAVNLDWRELVDEESRGLKPREAVEAVLASKGVERGEEIVLYCNTARRISHTYVVLRWLGFEDVAFFEGSMTAWEAAGRPTERN; from the coding sequence ATGGACGAAGACGTCGTCGTCTCCGCGGAGTGGCTCGCCGCTCACCGCGACGACCCGGACGTGGTCGTCGTGGACGTGCGAGACAACTGGGAGTACGACGGAATCGGGCACGTACCGGGCGCGGTGAACATCCCGTTCGACGCGTTCCGGGCAGTAGACGCCGACGGCGAGGGCGGCGAGGGGATGCTCCCGGACCCGGATGAGTGGCGGGCGCTCCTCGAATCGCGGGGCGTCGAGCCGTCGGATACGCTGGTGGCGTACGACGACACGCACGGCGTGTTCGCGGCGCGCTTCCTCGTGACGGCGCTCGTGATGGGACACGAGCGAGAGGGAGAACTCCGGTTCCTCGACGGCGATTACTCGGCGTGGACGCGCGAGCATCCGGTGGAGTCGGGGTCGGTCGAGGTGGAGGAGTCGGTCTACGAGGTGGAGCGGCCGGCGGAGACGCCGCTGGTGGACGTGGCGGCGGTGGCGGCGGCGGTCGAGTCGGGCGCGGTCGTGGTGGACACGCGGTCGCCGGAGGAGTACGCGGAGGGCCACGTGCCGGGCGCGGTGAACCTCGACTGGCGCGAGCTCGTCGACGAGGAGTCGCGCGGGCTGAAACCGCGCGAGGCCGTCGAGGCGGTGCTGGCGTCGAAGGGCGTGGAGCGCGGCGAGGAAATCGTCCTCTACTGTAACACGGCGCGGCGCATCAGTCACACCTACGTCGTTCTGCGGTGGCTGGGCTTCGAGGACGTCGCGTTCTTCGAGGGGAGTATGACGGCGTGGGAGGCGGCGGGGCGGCCGACCGAGCGGAACTAA
- a CDS encoding sulfurtransferase → MVEDDYANDVLVSADWVEARLDDFASDDDDLRLVEVDVDTEAYDEAHAPGAIGFNWETQLQDQTQRDILEKQDFEALLGEHGISEDSTVVLYGDNSNWFAAYTYWQFKYYGHEDVKLLDGGRDYWLEEGYETTDEVPEYSSVNYTARGPFEGIRAYRDDVEKAVDRGVPLVDVRSPEEYSGEILAPPGLQETAQRGGHVPGAKNVSWAATVQDDGRFKSKEDLADLYEAEGVTNDQEVVAYCRIGERSSIAWFALHELLGYDDVTNYDGSWTEWGNLVDAPIETGSGE, encoded by the coding sequence ATGGTCGAAGACGACTACGCGAACGACGTACTCGTGAGCGCCGACTGGGTGGAAGCCCGACTCGACGACTTCGCGAGCGACGACGACGACCTCCGCCTCGTCGAGGTCGACGTCGACACCGAAGCCTACGACGAAGCCCACGCCCCCGGTGCCATCGGGTTCAACTGGGAGACCCAGCTCCAGGACCAGACGCAGCGCGACATCCTCGAGAAGCAGGACTTCGAAGCGCTCCTCGGCGAACACGGCATCAGCGAGGACTCCACCGTCGTCCTCTACGGCGACAACTCCAACTGGTTCGCCGCCTACACCTACTGGCAGTTCAAGTACTACGGCCACGAAGACGTCAAACTCCTCGACGGCGGTCGCGACTACTGGCTCGAAGAGGGCTACGAGACCACCGACGAGGTCCCCGAGTACTCGAGCGTGAACTACACCGCTCGCGGGCCCTTCGAGGGCATCCGCGCGTACCGCGACGACGTCGAGAAGGCCGTCGACCGCGGCGTTCCGCTCGTCGACGTCCGCTCGCCCGAGGAGTACAGCGGCGAGATCCTCGCGCCCCCCGGACTGCAGGAGACCGCGCAGCGCGGCGGCCACGTCCCCGGCGCGAAGAACGTCTCCTGGGCCGCGACCGTCCAGGACGACGGCCGCTTCAAGTCCAAGGAGGACCTCGCGGACCTCTACGAGGCCGAAGGCGTGACGAACGACCAGGAGGTCGTCGCCTACTGCCGCATCGGCGAGCGCTCCTCCATCGCGTGGTTCGCGCTCCACGAACTCCTCGGCTACGACGACGTCACCAACTACGACGGCTCGTGGACCGAATGGGGCAACCTCGTCGACGCCCCCATCGAGACCGGCAGCGGAGAGTAA
- a CDS encoding ORC1-type DNA replication protein: MADDPEEGMLSWDETVFRDEHVFEIDYVPEVFQHRESQLQTLQYALRPAVRGNRPLNVMVRGPPGTGKTTAVQKLFGELGGQRGVRTVRVNCQVDSTRYAVFSRVFESIFEYEPPASGISFKKLFGQVADHLVEEEEVLVVALDDVNYLFYENEASDALYSLLRAHEAHPGAKVGVIAISSDLDLDVIESLDGRVQSVFRPEEAYFNRYGHDELRDILAQRVKVGFREGAVPSDVLNQVTSVTVNAGDVRVGIDLLRRAGLHAESRASKTVESEDVEAMSEEARHIHLARRIDGLNDTERSLLRVIVDHDGKRAGDVYEAFSDETGLGYTRYTEIVNKLDQLELIDADYEQLEGRGRSRTLRLAYDADAVRERL; encoded by the coding sequence ATGGCTGACGATCCCGAGGAGGGAATGCTGTCGTGGGACGAGACGGTCTTCCGCGACGAGCACGTCTTCGAGATCGACTACGTCCCGGAGGTGTTCCAGCATCGGGAGTCGCAGCTTCAGACCCTCCAGTACGCCCTCCGGCCGGCGGTCCGGGGGAACCGCCCGCTGAACGTGATGGTCCGGGGGCCGCCGGGGACGGGGAAGACGACGGCGGTGCAGAAGCTCTTCGGGGAGCTCGGCGGGCAGCGCGGGGTGCGGACGGTGCGCGTGAACTGTCAGGTGGATTCGACCAGATACGCGGTGTTCTCGCGGGTGTTCGAGTCCATCTTCGAGTACGAGCCGCCCGCGTCGGGGATCTCCTTCAAGAAGCTGTTCGGGCAGGTCGCCGACCACCTCGTCGAGGAGGAAGAAGTGCTGGTGGTGGCGTTGGACGACGTGAACTACCTCTTCTACGAGAACGAGGCGTCTGACGCCCTCTACTCGCTCTTGCGGGCGCACGAGGCGCATCCGGGCGCGAAGGTCGGGGTCATCGCGATCTCCTCCGACCTCGACCTCGACGTCATCGAGTCGCTCGACGGCCGCGTCCAGTCCGTGTTCCGCCCCGAGGAAGCCTACTTCAACCGGTACGGCCACGACGAACTCCGGGACATCCTCGCGCAACGCGTGAAAGTCGGGTTCCGCGAGGGCGCAGTCCCCTCGGACGTCCTCAACCAGGTGACGTCCGTGACGGTGAACGCGGGCGACGTCCGCGTCGGCATCGACCTCCTCCGCCGCGCCGGCCTGCACGCGGAGAGCCGCGCGAGCAAGACCGTCGAATCGGAAGACGTCGAGGCGATGAGCGAGGAAGCGCGCCACATCCACCTCGCCCGCCGCATCGACGGCCTGAACGACACCGAGCGGTCGCTCCTCCGCGTCATCGTCGACCACGACGGGAAGCGCGCCGGCGACGTCTACGAGGCCTTCAGCGACGAGACCGGCCTCGGCTACACCCGCTACACGGAGATCGTGAACAAACTCGACCAGCTCGAACTCATCGACGCCGACTACGAACAGCTCGAAGGCCGCGGGCGCTCGCGGACCCTCCGCCTCGCTTACGACGCCGACGCCGTCCGCGAACGACTCTGA
- a CDS encoding MutS-related protein, with the protein MELEAIPGVGEKTAAALRELDDPAGALEREDVAAVAGAPGVSEGRAARIVQGAIRARHDDPGGFLATDRAREIYDDALDLLRERTVTDYAAKRVETFYPSSVDSRIEEVQQFSAGAMTRDPDDAVLAALEGVRPLRRPGDVRVRDRCLATKDAERYAKAREAFPEMSVEVVEDARGLAELARGYSTVVAIDEAFAGVDVQGDVRVEPGAFDDPASVVPERPLAFFAANRERLEAAVAVHRAAGMDAPCDLDALEAALADLAPDGSVVGDDELDRLTDAVDDLDAAAGMGESAANDALREAIRERDVTIEGADLLSLVEQGAGADRLLSRELEEEYTAAVETARETMVDALDLKPEEAEVARDAFDDDPTYPVERDENAVARLRENLTAARDRRAARRKRELADTLADLRAPAAELVRNALERDVELAVARFARDFDCVLPDRGGAGFDIDAGRSPLLDVDFDEVEPVDYGVDGVALLSGVNSGGKTSTLDLVALVVVLGHMGLPVPAESARVPEIRELHYYAKSQGTLDAGAFEATLRDFAALTEGDRTRLVLVDELESITEPGASAKIIAGILEELHASDASGVFVSHLAGEIRDAADYDVAVDGIRAVGLEDGDLVVQRSPEKDLLARSTPELIVEKLATGEGDADRGAFYDRLLDKFEEA; encoded by the coding sequence ATGGAACTGGAGGCGATTCCGGGGGTGGGCGAGAAGACGGCGGCGGCGCTCCGCGAGCTCGACGACCCGGCCGGCGCGCTGGAACGCGAGGACGTCGCGGCGGTGGCGGGCGCGCCGGGCGTGAGCGAGGGGCGGGCGGCGCGCATCGTGCAGGGCGCGATTCGCGCGCGCCACGACGACCCCGGCGGCTTCCTGGCGACGGACCGGGCGCGCGAGATCTACGACGACGCCCTCGACCTCCTCAGAGAGCGGACGGTGACGGACTACGCGGCGAAGCGCGTGGAGACCTTCTACCCGAGCAGCGTGGATTCGCGCATCGAGGAGGTCCAGCAGTTCTCGGCGGGCGCGATGACGCGCGACCCCGACGACGCCGTGCTGGCGGCGCTCGAAGGCGTGCGGCCGCTCCGCCGACCGGGCGACGTTCGCGTTCGCGACCGGTGTCTGGCGACGAAGGACGCGGAGCGCTACGCGAAGGCCCGCGAGGCGTTCCCGGAGATGAGCGTCGAAGTCGTAGAGGACGCGCGCGGCCTCGCCGAACTCGCGCGGGGGTACTCGACGGTCGTCGCGATAGACGAGGCGTTCGCGGGCGTCGACGTCCAGGGCGACGTGCGCGTGGAACCGGGTGCGTTCGACGACCCGGCGAGCGTCGTTCCCGAACGCCCGCTGGCGTTCTTCGCGGCGAACCGGGAGCGCCTAGAGGCCGCCGTCGCCGTCCATCGCGCGGCGGGGATGGACGCGCCCTGCGACCTCGACGCGCTAGAGGCGGCGCTCGCGGACCTCGCGCCGGACGGGAGCGTCGTCGGCGACGACGAGCTCGACCGGCTCACGGACGCCGTCGACGACCTCGACGCCGCCGCCGGGATGGGCGAGAGCGCCGCGAACGACGCACTCAGGGAGGCCATCCGGGAGCGCGACGTCACCATCGAGGGCGCGGACCTCCTCTCGCTCGTCGAGCAGGGCGCGGGCGCGGACAGACTGCTCTCGCGCGAACTCGAAGAAGAGTACACGGCGGCCGTCGAGACGGCGCGGGAGACGATGGTGGACGCGCTCGACCTGAAACCCGAGGAGGCCGAGGTCGCACGCGACGCCTTCGACGACGACCCCACCTACCCCGTAGAGCGCGACGAGAACGCCGTCGCGCGCCTCCGCGAGAACCTCACCGCGGCGCGCGACCGCCGCGCCGCCCGGCGGAAACGCGAACTCGCCGACACGCTCGCCGACCTCCGCGCGCCCGCCGCCGAGCTCGTGCGGAACGCCTTAGAGCGCGACGTCGAACTCGCCGTCGCCCGCTTCGCCCGCGACTTCGACTGCGTCCTCCCCGACCGCGGCGGCGCGGGCTTCGACATCGACGCCGGCCGCTCCCCCCTCCTCGACGTCGACTTCGACGAGGTGGAACCCGTCGACTACGGCGTCGACGGCGTCGCCCTCCTCTCCGGTGTGAACTCCGGCGGGAAGACGAGCACGCTCGACCTCGTCGCGCTCGTCGTCGTCCTCGGCCACATGGGGCTGCCCGTCCCCGCCGAATCGGCGCGCGTTCCGGAAATCCGCGAGCTCCACTACTACGCGAAGTCGCAGGGGACGCTCGACGCCGGCGCGTTCGAAGCGACCCTCCGGGATTTCGCCGCGCTCACCGAGGGCGACCGCACCAGACTCGTCCTCGTCGACGAACTCGAATCCATCACCGAACCCGGCGCGTCCGCGAAAATCATCGCCGGCATCCTCGAAGAACTCCACGCGAGCGACGCGTCCGGCGTGTTCGTCAGCCACCTCGCCGGCGAGATACGGGACGCCGCCGACTACGACGTCGCCGTCGACGGCATCCGCGCCGTCGGCCTCGAAGACGGCGACCTCGTCGTCCAGCGCTCCCCCGAGAAAGACCTGCTTGCGCGCTCCACGCCCGAACTCATCGTCGAGAAACTCGCCACCGGCGAGGGCGACGCCGACCGCGGCGCGTTCTACGACCGACTCCTCGACAAATTCGAGGAAGCGTAG
- the tatC gene encoding twin-arginine translocase subunit TatC yields the protein MTGAPDDPDSDSREGDLRSAIERVDDPWPDLPSAVERIDESDGVEADVTSEPESDEEYTVSEPVSPLDDEDGDADDPSADTAAESESGDETTDVDEGGDVGERVDHWPELPSAVERVGGGGSAAGAGDEAFPVVPEDPETPPENEPVIEEPQTAPDDEELPLAEHVEEMVFRAAIVVGVAGAISVLLYPFGDTLINVIWAQVLPGSSAGIRPHLYAPLDLVITQFKVASLAGIVVALPVFVYETYAFMRPGLYPHERRYYLAAVPTSLLLAVVGVLFAFFIVLPASFAYLIGYSSVVADSALALTSTFSMILIVMGYLALVFQLPLFIMLAIMMNLTTREWLESRRLLFWGAFVGVSFMFTSIDVSGVTPVLVAVTMILLFEGTLALLRWTGN from the coding sequence ATGACCGGCGCGCCGGACGACCCGGACAGCGACTCCCGCGAGGGGGACCTGCGGTCAGCCATCGAGCGCGTCGACGACCCGTGGCCGGACCTCCCGTCCGCGGTTGAACGCATCGACGAGAGCGACGGCGTCGAAGCGGACGTGACGTCCGAACCCGAGAGCGACGAGGAGTACACCGTCTCCGAACCCGTCAGTCCCCTCGACGACGAGGACGGAGACGCGGACGACCCGAGCGCGGACACCGCCGCGGAGAGCGAGAGCGGCGACGAGACTACCGACGTCGACGAGGGGGGCGATGTCGGGGAGCGGGTCGACCACTGGCCGGAGCTGCCGTCGGCCGTCGAGCGCGTCGGCGGCGGGGGTTCGGCGGCCGGCGCTGGTGACGAGGCGTTTCCCGTCGTGCCGGAGGACCCGGAGACGCCGCCGGAGAACGAGCCGGTGATCGAGGAGCCACAGACCGCGCCCGACGACGAGGAACTCCCGCTCGCGGAGCACGTCGAGGAGATGGTGTTCCGGGCGGCCATCGTCGTCGGCGTCGCGGGCGCGATTAGCGTGCTCCTCTACCCGTTCGGCGACACGCTCATCAACGTCATCTGGGCGCAGGTGCTCCCGGGGTCCTCGGCGGGGATTCGCCCGCACCTCTACGCGCCGCTCGACCTCGTTATCACGCAGTTCAAGGTCGCGAGCCTCGCGGGCATCGTCGTCGCGCTCCCGGTCTTCGTCTACGAGACGTACGCGTTCATGCGGCCGGGGCTCTACCCGCACGAGCGGCGGTACTACCTCGCGGCGGTGCCGACGAGCCTCCTGCTCGCCGTCGTCGGCGTGCTGTTCGCGTTCTTCATCGTGCTCCCCGCCTCGTTCGCGTACCTCATCGGGTATTCGAGCGTCGTCGCGGACTCCGCGCTCGCGCTCACGTCGACGTTCAGCATGATTCTCATCGTGATGGGGTATCTCGCGCTCGTCTTCCAGCTCCCGCTCTTCATCATGCTCGCGATCATGATGAACCTCACCACGCGGGAGTGGCTGGAGTCCCGCCGCCTCCTCTTCTGGGGGGCGTTCGTCGGCGTCTCCTTCATGTTCACGAGCATCGACGTCTCCGGGGTGACGCCGGTCCTCGTCGCCGTGACGATGATTCTGCTCTTCGAGGGGACGCTCGCGCTCCTGCGGTGGACGGGGAACTAG